From the Caballeronia sp. NK8 genome, one window contains:
- the xdhA gene encoding xanthine dehydrogenase small subunit, protein MNQPIRFYHRNAIQEVSGASTTRTVLQYLREDARCTGTKEGCAEGDCGACTVVIGEPDGAGGVAFKAVNACVQFLPTLDGRALFTVEDLRQPDGTLHPVQQALVDCHGSQCGFCTPGFAMSMFALYEKHGHATTGCAGACEKTKPSRQEISDALTGNLCRCTGYRPIIEAAEQMFDHAPLAPVNVPALARTLDGIQRDDTFHYEHAGRQFDAPRTAEALAAIKDKNPNVRILAGSTDVGLWVTKQLRDLGDIVYIGQIEAFKHVETTDEWIEIGAGVSVDRAYAEIVKIYPELEETRLRFASLPIRNAGTLGGNVANGSPIGDSMPGLIALNARVVLQSVDGTREMPLEDLYIAYQKKDMHANEFVAAIRVPTRAGKRANLQFRAYKLSKRFDSDISAVYAAYSFIADGDTIREPRLVYGGMAATPKRAAHAEAVLTDAHWHEATAQAAMIALGKDYQPLTDMRASSDYRLDTAKSLLYRFWLETRAHNPLDKSKLDVRAIELVEAK, encoded by the coding sequence ATAAACCAGCCGATCCGCTTCTATCATCGCAACGCGATTCAGGAAGTCAGCGGCGCGTCGACGACGCGCACCGTCCTGCAATATCTGCGCGAAGACGCGCGCTGCACCGGCACCAAGGAAGGCTGCGCGGAAGGCGACTGCGGCGCGTGCACGGTCGTCATCGGCGAGCCGGACGGCGCGGGCGGCGTCGCGTTCAAGGCCGTGAACGCGTGCGTGCAGTTCCTGCCGACGCTCGACGGCCGCGCGCTCTTCACCGTCGAAGACCTGCGCCAGCCTGACGGCACGCTGCATCCGGTGCAGCAGGCGCTGGTCGATTGCCATGGCTCGCAGTGCGGCTTCTGCACGCCGGGTTTCGCGATGTCGATGTTCGCGCTCTACGAAAAGCACGGCCATGCGACGACGGGCTGCGCGGGCGCCTGCGAGAAAACGAAACCGTCGCGCCAGGAAATCAGCGACGCGCTGACGGGCAATCTGTGCCGCTGCACGGGTTATCGGCCGATCATCGAGGCGGCCGAGCAGATGTTCGATCACGCGCCGCTCGCGCCCGTCAACGTGCCGGCGCTTGCGCGCACGCTCGACGGTATCCAGCGCGACGACACGTTCCACTACGAACACGCCGGCCGCCAGTTCGACGCGCCGCGCACCGCCGAGGCGCTCGCCGCGATCAAGGACAAGAATCCGAACGTGCGCATTCTCGCGGGCAGCACCGACGTCGGTCTGTGGGTCACCAAGCAACTGCGCGATCTGGGCGACATCGTCTATATCGGGCAGATCGAAGCGTTCAAACACGTCGAGACGACGGACGAGTGGATCGAGATCGGCGCGGGCGTGTCGGTGGATCGCGCGTACGCGGAAATCGTGAAGATCTATCCCGAACTGGAAGAGACGCGCCTGCGCTTCGCGTCGCTGCCGATCCGCAATGCGGGCACGCTCGGCGGCAACGTCGCGAACGGCTCGCCGATCGGCGATTCGATGCCCGGCCTCATCGCGTTGAATGCGCGCGTCGTGCTGCAAAGCGTCGACGGCACGCGCGAGATGCCGCTCGAAGATCTGTACATCGCGTACCAGAAGAAGGACATGCACGCGAACGAGTTCGTCGCCGCCATTCGCGTGCCGACGCGCGCGGGCAAGCGCGCGAATCTCCAGTTCCGTGCGTACAAGCTGTCGAAACGCTTCGACTCCGACATTTCCGCCGTGTACGCCGCGTACTCGTTCATCGCCGATGGCGACACGATCCGCGAGCCGCGTCTCGTCTACGGCGGCATGGCCGCGACGCCGAAACGCGCAGCGCATGCCGAAGCCGTTCTGACGGATGCTCACTGGCACGAAGCCACCGCCCAGGCCGCGATGATCGCATTGGGCAAGGACTACCAGCCGCTCACCGACATGCGCGCGAGCAGCGACTATCGGCTCGACACCGCGAAGAGCCTGCTGTATCGCTTCTGGCTGGAGACGCGCGCGCACAATCCGCTGGATAAATCGAAGCTGGATGTG
- a CDS encoding GntR family transcriptional regulator has translation MNPTSEDRWCDLRPDPDSDTPLYLQLARKLANAIHDNRWNAGEALPSERVLSEALGVSRITSRKAIALLVEQGLIRREQGAGSFITPRYEDPLSRLSSFSEMLRRRGFKPSSKWLSRTIEPANRDEVIQLGLSPAATVTRLKRLRLADDIVMAVENSTFPASCIPDPQTIGDSLYSYLDARGLSIVRALQHFRAVNASAEIAQQMGIAPHDALLLITRVGYTADQRAIELTDTYCRNDYYDFVAELRK, from the coding sequence ATGAACCCGACCTCGGAAGACCGCTGGTGCGACCTGCGCCCGGACCCGGACAGCGACACTCCGCTCTATCTTCAACTCGCCCGCAAGCTCGCCAACGCCATCCACGACAATCGCTGGAACGCGGGCGAAGCGCTGCCTTCCGAGCGCGTGCTGTCGGAGGCGCTCGGCGTCTCGCGGATCACGTCCAGAAAAGCGATCGCGCTGCTCGTCGAGCAAGGGCTGATTCGCCGCGAGCAAGGCGCGGGCAGCTTCATCACGCCGCGTTACGAAGATCCCCTCTCGCGTCTGTCGAGCTTTTCCGAGATGCTGCGGCGGCGCGGCTTCAAGCCCAGCTCCAAATGGCTCTCGCGCACCATCGAGCCGGCCAATCGCGATGAAGTCATCCAGCTCGGCCTCTCGCCCGCCGCCACCGTCACGCGCCTGAAACGGCTGCGGCTCGCCGACGACATCGTGATGGCCGTCGAGAACTCCACTTTCCCCGCGTCGTGCATCCCCGATCCGCAGACCATCGGCGATTCGCTCTACAGCTATCTCGATGCGCGCGGGCTCTCCATCGTGCGCGCGCTGCAGCACTTCCGCGCGGTAAACGCGAGCGCGGAAATCGCGCAGCAAATGGGCATCGCGCCACACGACGCGCTCCTGCTCATCACGCGCGTCGGCTACACGGCCGATCAGCGCGCCATCGAGCTTACCGATACCTACTGCCGCAACGACTACTACGACTTCGTCGCCGAGCTGCGAAAGTGA
- a CDS encoding MFS transporter, which produces MSSEPRNEPQSDFAITLRILPVVLYTFLCYLTIGIPLAVLPGFVHTDLGYGSVMAGAAISVQYFATLLSRPLAGRTADTLGPKKTVLYGLAACAVSGVLLLCSALAAQWHGVSLVLLVIARLVLGFGESWVGTGSITWGIGRVGVTSNAKVISWNGIATYGALAIGAPLGVAIDHALGFASLGLIVIALGGFGYWLATRMASVPVVHGERLSYRSVFFRVLPHGLGLALGSAGFGSIATFITLYYAAHSWPNAALSLTVFGTMFIGARLLFANTIKAYGGFRVAIVSFAFECGGLLMLWLAAEPTFALAGAALTGFGFALVFPALGVEAVGLVPPASRGAALSAYSVFLDLSLGLTGPLAGYVAGEFGYGSVFLFAALAAAAAVALSVALYMRAGRGVGGPATV; this is translated from the coding sequence ATGTCCTCCGAGCCTCGCAACGAGCCGCAAAGCGATTTCGCAATCACCCTGCGGATTCTGCCGGTCGTGCTGTACACGTTTCTCTGCTACCTGACGATCGGCATTCCGCTGGCGGTGCTGCCGGGCTTCGTGCATACGGATCTCGGCTACGGCTCGGTGATGGCGGGCGCGGCGATCAGCGTTCAATATTTCGCGACGCTTCTGTCGCGGCCGCTCGCCGGACGCACCGCCGACACGCTCGGCCCCAAGAAAACCGTGCTCTACGGTCTCGCGGCGTGCGCGGTGAGCGGCGTGCTGCTGCTGTGCTCGGCGCTCGCCGCGCAATGGCATGGGGTGAGTCTCGTGCTGCTGGTGATCGCGCGACTCGTGCTGGGCTTCGGCGAAAGCTGGGTCGGCACGGGATCGATCACGTGGGGTATCGGGCGCGTCGGCGTGACCAGCAACGCGAAGGTGATTTCGTGGAACGGCATCGCGACGTACGGCGCGCTCGCGATCGGCGCGCCGCTCGGCGTCGCGATCGATCATGCGCTGGGATTCGCGTCGCTCGGGCTGATCGTCATCGCGCTGGGCGGGTTCGGTTACTGGCTCGCGACTCGCATGGCGAGCGTGCCGGTCGTGCATGGCGAGCGGCTTTCGTATCGCAGCGTGTTCTTTCGCGTGCTGCCGCATGGGCTCGGGCTCGCGCTCGGGTCGGCAGGGTTCGGCTCCATTGCGACCTTCATCACGCTCTACTATGCCGCGCACAGCTGGCCGAATGCGGCGCTCTCGCTCACTGTGTTCGGCACGATGTTCATCGGCGCGCGGCTGCTGTTCGCCAATACGATCAAGGCGTACGGCGGGTTTCGCGTGGCGATCGTATCGTTTGCTTTCGAATGCGGCGGCTTGTTGATGCTTTGGCTTGCGGCTGAGCCTACGTTCGCGCTTGCGGGCGCGGCGTTGACGGGGTTTGGGTTCGCGCTGGTGTTTCCGGCGCTGGGCGTCGAGGCGGTCGGGCTCGTGCCGCCGGCGAGCCGTGGTGCCGCGCTTTCCGCGTATTCCGTGTTTCTCGATTTGTCGCTCGGGCTGACCGGGCCGCTCGCGGGGTACGTCGCGGGTGAGTTCGGGTATGGGTCGGTGTTTCTGTTTGCCGCGCTGGCGGCGGCCGCGGCGGTGGCGTTGTCGGTTGCGCTTTATATGCGCGCGGGGCGTGGGGTGGGTGGGCCGGCTACGGTTTGA